In one window of Azotobacter salinestris DNA:
- a CDS encoding 3TM-type holin yields the protein MSLLATATALLPTVAGLLDRLIPDPEAKARAQLELLRLQQEGAFKELDAALQVNLAQAKINEVEAASQSGFQAGWRPLAG from the coding sequence ATGAGCCTGCTCGCCACCGCCACGGCGCTGCTGCCGACCGTCGCCGGCCTGCTCGATAGACTGATCCCCGACCCGGAGGCCAAGGCCAGGGCCCAGCTCGAGCTGCTCAGGCTCCAGCAGGAGGGCGCCTTCAAGGAGCTTGACGCGGCTCTGCAGGTCAACCTGGCCCAGGCGAAGATCAACGAGGTCGAAGCGGCGAGCCAGTCGGGTTTTCAGGCCGGCTGGCGACCGCTGGCCGGGTAA
- a CDS encoding polysaccharide lyase family 7 protein has translation MIDLPQKIDLSHWNLTIPVGAKIIQTKKLQTYASEWFVHNADGSITFFAPSSGDGMKSTSNSAYPRSELRETLPNGDDDEANWSLGSAPVHRLSATLTVDALAKSKKAIIGQFHGKSTKPPFKLQITGGTVYVQYRPKHNGQEIKDPILKGYHLGDMLDYSAEVTSGGAFTVVVNGVTRQYQFDVASYKGDKWYAKAGMYSQEKIGGEGAGRATFYALTMTHGNQKAQTVDLEPMRVQPAALPTAEQPAESQETTAGIRERLSAMEDLLDDLPEGSVGKLRAEIDSIRELL, from the coding sequence ATGATCGACCTTCCCCAAAAAATAGACCTTTCCCACTGGAACCTGACCATCCCGGTCGGCGCCAAGATTATCCAGACTAAGAAGTTGCAGACCTATGCGTCTGAGTGGTTTGTCCATAACGCCGACGGCTCCATCACTTTCTTCGCCCCATCATCCGGGGATGGCATGAAGTCGACTAGCAACAGCGCCTATCCGCGCAGCGAACTGCGAGAGACCCTGCCCAACGGCGACGACGACGAGGCCAACTGGAGCCTTGGCAGCGCGCCGGTCCATCGCTTGAGCGCAACCTTGACTGTCGACGCTCTGGCCAAGAGCAAAAAGGCCATCATCGGGCAGTTCCACGGCAAGAGCACCAAGCCACCGTTCAAGCTGCAGATCACCGGAGGCACGGTCTATGTGCAGTACCGGCCGAAGCACAACGGCCAGGAAATCAAGGATCCGATCCTGAAGGGCTACCATCTGGGCGACATGCTGGACTATTCCGCCGAGGTGACCAGCGGCGGGGCTTTTACGGTAGTGGTCAACGGCGTCACTCGGCAGTACCAGTTCGACGTGGCTTCGTACAAGGGCGACAAGTGGTACGCCAAGGCGGGGATGTACAGCCAGGAGAAGATCGGCGGGGAGGGCGCCGGCCGGGCCACCTTCTATGCGCTGACTATGACGCATGGAAACCAGAAAGCACAGACGGTTGATCTCGAACCCATGCGGGTACAGCCGGCTGCGCTACCAACGGCCGAGCAGCCGGCAGAAAGCCAGGAAACCACTGCCGGCATCCGCGAGCGGCTGTCCGCCATGGAGGATCTGCTCGACGACCTGCCGGAGGGAAGCGTGGGGAAGCTGCGCGCCGAGATTGATTCGATCAGGGAGCTTCTCTGA
- a CDS encoding IS630 family transposase, which produces MKCKRNSDGRAIDHHSLQVMRQQAIKAVREGQTVQSVAAAFGVNIRSVFRWLSDFANGGQNALLAKPVPGRPPRIGAEEMRWLAQAVRDHSPLQYRFEFGLWTLSLIAELIRRQFGKTLSLSAVSRVMKLLGFTAQKPLHRAWQQDAALVRQWENETYPAIRAEARAAGARIYFADESGLRSDYHAGTTWAPQGETPVVEVTGRRFSVNMLSAVGTRGEFRFMLHDGTVTASVFREFLKRLLIGAEQPVFVIIDGHPVHKARLVRAFVEEQAGRLKLFYLPPYSPQLNPDEQVWGHVKRSVSRRLVQNREEMKKLALGALRRIQKLPELVKSFFRHPDCRYAAA; this is translated from the coding sequence ATGAAATGCAAACGAAACTCCGACGGTCGAGCAATCGACCACCATTCCCTTCAGGTCATGCGTCAGCAGGCGATCAAGGCCGTTCGCGAAGGGCAGACCGTCCAAAGCGTGGCGGCCGCCTTCGGCGTCAATATCCGCAGCGTCTTTCGCTGGCTGTCCGACTTCGCCAATGGCGGACAGAACGCCCTGCTCGCCAAGCCGGTTCCCGGACGTCCCCCCAGGATCGGTGCCGAGGAAATGCGCTGGCTGGCACAGGCCGTTCGGGACCACTCGCCGCTGCAATACCGTTTCGAGTTCGGCCTGTGGACCTTGTCGCTGATCGCCGAATTGATCCGCCGCCAGTTCGGCAAGACGCTGTCGCTGTCCGCCGTGAGCCGAGTCATGAAGCTGCTCGGCTTCACCGCGCAGAAACCCTTGCATCGCGCCTGGCAGCAGGATGCGGCGCTGGTGCGCCAGTGGGAAAACGAGACCTACCCGGCGATTCGGGCCGAGGCCCGTGCAGCGGGGGCAAGGATCTACTTCGCGGACGAGTCGGGCCTGCGCTCCGACTACCATGCCGGCACGACCTGGGCACCGCAGGGGGAAACGCCGGTGGTCGAGGTGACCGGCCGACGCTTCTCGGTGAACATGCTGTCGGCGGTCGGGACGCGCGGCGAGTTCCGCTTCATGCTGCACGACGGGACGGTGACGGCCAGCGTGTTCCGCGAGTTTCTCAAGCGCCTGCTGATCGGTGCCGAGCAGCCGGTCTTCGTGATCATCGATGGCCATCCGGTGCACAAGGCCCGGCTGGTCAGGGCGTTCGTCGAAGAACAAGCGGGGCGCCTGAAACTCTTCTATCTGCCGCCGTACTCGCCACAGCTGAACCCGGACGAGCAGGTCTGGGGGCACGTCAAGCGCAGTGTGTCCAGGCGTCTTGTGCAGAACCGGGAGGAGATGAAGAAGTTGGCCCTGGGCGCGCTGCGCAGAATCCAGAAGTTGCCGGAGTTGGTGAAATCGTTTTTCCGCCACCCGGACTGCCGATATGCAGCAGCATGA
- the tig gene encoding trigger factor: MQVSVESTSALERRLTIGVPAERIETEVSKRLQQTARRAKIPGFRPGKVPMSVIRQRYEESARQEALGDLIQASFYEAVVEQKLKPAGAPSVEPKVFEKGRDLEYVATFEVYPEFEVVGLEDIAVERLQAEVAESDVDNMLEILRKQNTRYTQVEREAQDGDQLNIDFVGKIDGEAFAGGSAKGTLLVLGSGRMIEGFEAGLVGAKAGEERVLSLTFPADYQNLDLAGKAAEFTVTVNSVSEAELPELNADFFALFGIAEPSLEAFRAEVGKNMERELGQAIKSKVKTQVMDGLLAANPIEVPKALIENEVNRLRVQAVQQFGGNIKPEQLPADLFQEQARRRVALGLIVAEMVKQFEIKPDESKVKALIEEIASAYQEPEQVVAWYYGNEQQLGEVRSVVLEEQVVDTVLQKANVTDKAVSYEEAVKPAEVPQAA; the protein is encoded by the coding sequence ATGCAAGTTTCTGTTGAAAGCACCTCCGCTCTTGAGCGCCGCCTGACGATCGGCGTGCCGGCCGAGCGCATCGAGACCGAAGTCAGCAAGCGTCTGCAGCAGACGGCTCGTCGCGCCAAGATTCCTGGCTTTCGTCCTGGCAAGGTGCCAATGAGTGTGATTCGCCAGCGTTACGAAGAATCTGCTCGTCAGGAAGCCTTGGGTGATCTGATTCAGGCCAGCTTCTATGAGGCGGTGGTCGAGCAGAAGCTGAAGCCGGCCGGTGCTCCCTCCGTTGAGCCGAAGGTTTTCGAAAAGGGCAGGGATCTGGAATATGTTGCCACTTTCGAGGTTTATCCCGAGTTCGAGGTTGTCGGCCTGGAGGATATTGCAGTCGAGCGTCTGCAGGCGGAAGTTGCAGAATCTGATGTCGATAACATGCTGGAAATTCTGCGTAAGCAGAATACCCGCTATACGCAGGTCGAGCGTGAGGCGCAGGATGGCGATCAACTGAACATCGATTTCGTCGGCAAGATCGATGGTGAAGCCTTTGCCGGTGGCTCTGCCAAGGGCACGCTGCTGGTGTTGGGCTCCGGGCGGATGATCGAGGGCTTCGAGGCGGGGCTGGTTGGCGCGAAGGCCGGTGAGGAGCGCGTTCTGTCGCTCACCTTCCCTGCGGACTATCAGAATCTGGATCTGGCGGGCAAGGCTGCCGAGTTCACGGTAACCGTCAATTCGGTCTCCGAAGCCGAGCTGCCCGAACTGAATGCCGACTTCTTTGCCTTGTTCGGTATCGCTGAGCCGAGTTTGGAAGCCTTCCGTGCCGAGGTCGGCAAGAATATGGAGCGCGAGCTGGGCCAGGCAATCAAGTCCAAGGTGAAGACCCAGGTAATGGATGGCCTCTTGGCCGCCAATCCGATTGAAGTGCCCAAGGCCTTGATCGAAAACGAAGTGAATCGCCTGCGGGTCCAGGCCGTGCAGCAGTTCGGCGGCAATATCAAGCCGGAGCAGCTGCCGGCGGATCTGTTCCAGGAGCAGGCCAGGCGTCGTGTCGCACTGGGGCTCATTGTTGCGGAGATGGTCAAGCAGTTCGAGATCAAGCCGGATGAGTCGAAGGTAAAGGCTCTGATCGAGGAAATTGCCTCTGCCTATCAGGAGCCGGAGCAGGTCGTTGCGTGGTACTACGGCAACGAGCAGCAGCTTGGTGAGGTTCGTTCGGTTGTGCTGGAGGAACAAGTTGTAGATACTGTCCTGCAGAAGGCCAACGTAACCGACAAAGCGGTCTCTTACGAAGAAGCTGTCAAGCCGGCGGAAGTTCCGCAAGCTGCCTGA